In Pyrus communis chromosome 8, drPyrComm1.1, whole genome shotgun sequence, one genomic interval encodes:
- the LOC137741586 gene encoding expansin-A12: MVPLFWHIFLFVCIVLEGIILTNVEADGWLSGHATFYGTNQDPATLGGACGYDNTIHSGFGVNTAAVSSTLFRGGEACGACFQVMCNYNTDPKWCLRGRSMTVSATNFCPPNNNGGWCNFPHQHFDMSMPAFLRIARQGNEGIVPVIYRRVSCKRRGGVRFTLKGQSSFNMVMISNVGGSGDVKAAWIRGSRMRRGTWLAMHRNWGANWQSSVDLRNQRLSFKLTLVDGRALVFSNVVPSTWGFGQTFSSRNQF; this comes from the exons ATGGTGCCTCTTTTCTGGCATATTTTCTTGTTCGTTTGTATAGTTTTGGAGGGCATTATCCTCACCAATGTTGAAGCCGATGGATGGCTTAGTGGTCATGCAACTTTCTACGGGACCAACCAAGACCCAGCCACCCTTG GTGGTGCTTGTGGTTACGATAATACCATCCATTCGGGGTTTGGAGTGAACACAGCTGCCGTGAGTAGCACACTTTTCAGAGGAGGTGAGGCGTGTGGGGCTTGTTTCCAAGTAATGTGCAACTACAACACAGATCCAAAGTGGTGCCTTCGAGGTCGATCTATGACGGTTTCCGCCACCAATTTCTGCCCCCCAAACAACAACGGAGGGTGGTGCAATTTTCCCCACCAACACTTTGACATGTCCATGCCTGCTTTTCTTCGCATTGCCCGACAAGGCAATGAAGGCATAGTTCCTGTCATTTACAGAAG AGTGTCCTGCAAAAGAAGAGGCGGAGTCCGATTCACCTTGAAGGGACAGTCGAGCTTCAACATGGTGATGATCTCCAACGTCGGCGGAAGCGGGGACGTGAAGGCTGCATGGATTAGGGGGTCGAGGATGAGAAGAGGAACGTGGCTGGCCATGCACAGGAATTGGGGTGCAAATTGGCAAAGCAGCGTTGACCTTCGAAACCAGAGACTCTCTTTTAAGCTCACACTGGTTGATGGAAGAGCACTTGTATTTTCTAATGTGGTTCCTTCCACTTGGGGATTTGGGCAAACATTTTCATCCCGCAACCAGTTCTGA
- the LOC137743319 gene encoding E3 ubiquitin-protein ligase RMA3-like has product MEQNFYEPETHFVSVGDVSVKKWNSVSSPTTVSDNDTGCFECNICLDSAHEPVVTLCGHLYCWPCIYKWLQVPTASDEQSHLQQTCPVCKANITPSSVVPLYGRGLSSSDSDGKKSQLDLVVPRRPPPSTATTATSVPRQQLHPNFLQRHSESVHDQYYPAYGGYATNSDSAYLGGTTMTNLSNPTIGMVGEFVFARMFGNSNTNLFTYPYPNSYTPSSLRMRRQEVELDKSLNRVTIFLFCCFMLCLLLF; this is encoded by the coding sequence ATGGAACAGAACTTTTATGAGCCTGAGACACACTTTGTTTCAGTTGGAGATGTTTCTGTCAAGAAGTGGAATTCAGTCTCATCCCCAACTACAGTCTCGGACAACGACACTGGCTGCTTTGAATGCAACATATGCTTAGATTCAGCACATGAACCTGTGGTGACTCTCTGCGGCCACCTGTACTGCTGGCCGTGCATTTACAAGTGGCTTCAGGTACCAACTGCCTCTGATGAACAATCCCACCTGCAGCAAACTTGTCCTGTCTGTAAGGCTAACATCACCCCTTCTTCAGTGGTTCCCCTCTACGGTCGGGGCTTATCCTCTTCAGATTCTGACGGAAAGAAATCTCAGTTGGATCTGGTCGTACCACGTAGACCCCCACCGAGTACTGCTACTACCGCCACATCAGTGCCAAGACAGCAACTTCATCCAAATTTTTTGCAAAGGCATTCAGAGTCTGTTCACGATCAGTACTATCCCGCTTATGGTGGTTATGCTACAAACTCAGATTCAGCTTATCTCGGGGGTACAACGATGACAAATTTATCCAATCCAACGATTGGAATGGTTGGAGAGTTTGTGTTTGCAAGGATGTTTGGGAACTCAAACACTAATTTGTTTACTTACCCGTATCCGAATTCGTACACCCCAAGTAGTCTTAGGATGAGAAGGCAGGAAGTAGAGCTGGACAAATCTCTCAATAGAGTAACCATCTTTCTTTTCTGCTGTTTTATGCTGTGCCTTCTCTTGTTCTGA
- the LOC137742065 gene encoding uncharacterized protein codes for MATVLDSIVVPRSSALPSSAALSRIPAPSSLSSLSAGPRLPRYSGLKVGSALRTRSVGSLSYGPASGRASRRGGLVVCEAQDTAVEVAAVSDATWQSLVLDSESPVLVEFWAPWCGPCRMIHPIIDELAKQYAGKLKCYKVNTDESASIATRYGIRSIPTVIIFKGGEKKDAVIGAVPKSTLTTSIEKFL; via the exons ATGGCTACAGTCCTCGACTCCATCGTCGTTCCCCGATCCTCCGCTCTCCCTTCTTCAGCCGCGCTCTCTCGGATCCCGGCTCCCTCGTCGCTCTCGTCCTTGTCCGCCGGCCCTCGCTTGCCTCGCTACAGTGGCCTCAAGGTCGGATCAGCTCTCCGAACTCGCTCCGTCGGATCGCTGAGTTACGGTCCCGCTTCCGGACGAGCGAGCCGCCGTGGCGGGCTCGTCGTCTGCGAGGCTCAGGACACTGCCGTCGAAG TGGCTGCTGTTAGTGATGCAACATGGCAGTCACTTGTCCTAGATTCTGAATCCCCTGTTTTGGTTGAATTCTGGGCTCCGTGGTGCGGGCCTTGCCGTATGATCCACCCTATAATTGATGAACTGGCAAAGCAATATGCTGGGAAGCTCAAATGCTACAAAGTTAACACTGATGAGAGTGCTTCAATTGCAACCCGATATGGGATTCGAAGCATCCCAACTGTCATCATATTCAAAGGTGGCGAGAAGAAAGATGCCGTTATTGGTGCTGTTCCAAAATCTACATTAACCACCAGCATAGAGAAGTTCTTGTAG